A single region of the Salicibibacter cibi genome encodes:
- a CDS encoding (2Fe-2S)-binding protein, with product MQDVIICRCEEVYYREIMKAIEQGSATSKEIKLQTRAGMGICQGRTCRPLIEQTVAMHTNEEIPDSSRLTHSNPIRPITLTDLANNTKRDE from the coding sequence ATGCAAGATGTCATCATTTGTCGATGTGAAGAGGTCTATTACCGTGAGATAATGAAGGCCATAGAGCAAGGAAGTGCCACATCTAAAGAAATAAAACTGCAAACGCGGGCAGGCATGGGGATTTGCCAAGGGAGAACGTGTCGGCCCCTCATCGAGCAAACAGTGGCCATGCACACGAACGAAGAGATACCGGATTCAAGCCGTTTAACGCACAGTAACCCTATCCGCCCGATCACCTTAACTGATTTAGCTAACAACACGAAGAGGGATGAATGA
- a CDS encoding aspartate/glutamate racemase family protein encodes MIGILMLETTFHRPIGDIGNPKTFAFPVIYKTVKGATVARAMYRAGDRELIDLFVQAAKEMENEGAKAITTSCGFLAIFQQEIQRALTIPFFSSSLLQIPFASCVTGGTVGVMTAARSRLTTKHLKGVDAHHHPVVIDGMDDQPAFTSAIVDQTENLDVNTVAKEMKQVTIRLLQNHPEVRAIVLECTNMPPYKNTLQAITDIPIFDMNTLMNDTYDAIT; translated from the coding sequence GTGATTGGGATATTAATGTTAGAGACAACGTTCCACAGACCGATCGGGGACATTGGCAATCCGAAGACATTTGCGTTTCCGGTCATTTATAAAACGGTAAAAGGTGCGACTGTTGCTCGCGCGATGTATAGAGCAGGGGACAGAGAACTGATTGATCTTTTTGTACAAGCTGCCAAAGAAATGGAGAACGAGGGTGCAAAGGCAATTACGACGAGTTGTGGTTTTCTGGCTATTTTTCAACAAGAGATCCAACGGGCCTTAACGATTCCTTTCTTTTCATCCAGTTTGCTGCAAATTCCATTCGCAAGTTGTGTCACAGGTGGCACGGTGGGTGTAATGACGGCTGCAAGATCAAGGCTAACAACGAAACATCTTAAAGGCGTCGATGCGCATCATCACCCCGTAGTTATTGACGGGATGGATGATCAGCCTGCATTCACCTCCGCGATTGTCGATCAAACGGAAAACCTGGATGTGAATACTGTTGCGAAGGAAATGAAGCAAGTAACGATACGCCTACTTCAAAACCATCCGGAAGTAAGGGCGATTGTTTTGGAATGCACGAACATGCCTCCTTACAAGAACACACTACAAGCCATCACCGATATCCCAATATTTGATATGAATACTTTAATGAATGATACGTATGATGCTATCACTTGA
- a CDS encoding TOTE conflict system archaeo-eukaryotic primase domain-containing protein, translating into MDLHKQLQQVQEENDRLKQEHDELKASLEVYKNKYEKHKAALLTYRINVFNQLFRGRTDVFPVRWETKDGHVGYSPSKNSELQYRSLTDQVIHEHLSGEQTIGIYPVLKDNSCFFLAVDFDKRQWQEDVNAFIEICEEYHAPVSIERSRSGNGCHVWFFFSEAVPAALARQFGNYLLERTREKGGSLDSYDRMFPAQDAISKDGLGNLIALPLQREPRNQGNSVFLDKVFSPFSDQWAYLSTVQRLSLNDIQATIGKHEALNEYTKSTKIAKKPILEVKNGMHIEKGSLPPSVLQECQQVATFSNPKYHKNKRLHLSTKEILKTIRCYDVESNHVVFPRGCYEKIMNILHENNLNPDIQDDRSVGRPIEVEFSGELLAEQLKAFNEIMSHNDGILVAPTGFGKTVIAAAMIAKRKVNTLVIVDRKQLIHQWKERLQTFLEIKAIGEIGGGKYNPSDLIDIATYQSLNQDRVKGYGQIIVDECHHAASYSVENILKLTDAKFVHGLTATPTRSDGLQPIMKMQCGPIRHKVKSKNHHIEHILMPKYTSFKSTKQNKKRPQDMYDEISNDDHRNNIILNDVIKALDRGRSPLILTERREHMANLEDKFNKVTKNTIVLMGGLKTTEEQERLKQLQELPTNEERLIIATGKYIGEGFDDERLDTLFLTMPISWKGTLQQYIGRLQRKSIIKDSIEVYDYVDHHESLLQNMFEKRSKEYKALGFKIEDERNKDGKQTNLFNFQKARPTSYD; encoded by the coding sequence ATGGATCTTCATAAACAATTACAACAAGTGCAAGAAGAGAATGATCGCCTAAAACAAGAACATGACGAGCTAAAAGCGTCATTGGAAGTGTATAAAAATAAGTATGAAAAACATAAAGCAGCGCTCCTGACCTATAGAATTAACGTTTTTAATCAGTTATTCAGGGGTCGAACCGATGTGTTTCCGGTGCGTTGGGAAACAAAGGATGGTCATGTTGGCTATTCACCTTCTAAAAATTCCGAACTTCAGTACCGCTCTTTAACCGATCAGGTGATCCATGAGCATCTTTCCGGTGAGCAAACCATTGGCATATATCCCGTTTTAAAAGATAACAGTTGTTTTTTCTTGGCTGTGGATTTTGACAAGCGTCAATGGCAGGAAGATGTAAACGCCTTTATAGAAATTTGTGAAGAATATCATGCCCCTGTCTCCATAGAGAGATCCCGTTCAGGGAATGGTTGTCATGTGTGGTTTTTCTTTTCTGAAGCTGTTCCTGCTGCACTGGCGCGGCAATTCGGAAATTATTTGTTGGAACGAACACGGGAAAAAGGGGGGTCACTCGATTCATATGACAGAATGTTCCCAGCTCAAGATGCGATATCCAAAGATGGGCTTGGGAATCTCATTGCACTTCCACTACAACGAGAACCACGAAATCAAGGAAATAGTGTTTTTCTGGATAAGGTCTTTTCGCCATTTTCGGATCAATGGGCATATTTATCAACGGTTCAGCGTCTGTCCCTGAATGATATTCAAGCGACGATCGGAAAACATGAAGCATTAAACGAATATACAAAATCGACTAAAATAGCAAAAAAGCCCATTTTAGAAGTGAAAAATGGCATGCATATTGAAAAAGGCTCCCTACCCCCATCTGTTCTGCAAGAATGTCAACAAGTCGCTACTTTCAGTAATCCGAAGTATCATAAAAATAAACGCTTGCATCTGTCAACGAAGGAAATCCTCAAAACCATTCGTTGTTATGACGTGGAGTCAAACCATGTTGTCTTCCCCCGAGGGTGTTATGAGAAAATCATGAATATTTTACATGAAAACAATCTCAATCCTGACATTCAGGATGACAGAAGTGTGGGTAGGCCAATAGAGGTGGAGTTTTCGGGAGAGTTGCTGGCAGAGCAACTAAAGGCTTTTAATGAGATAATGAGTCATAACGACGGGATATTGGTTGCGCCTACCGGATTCGGGAAAACCGTTATTGCTGCTGCGATGATCGCTAAAAGGAAAGTAAATACGCTTGTGATCGTCGATCGAAAACAACTCATCCATCAATGGAAAGAACGTCTTCAAACTTTCTTGGAAATAAAAGCAATCGGTGAAATTGGCGGCGGCAAATACAACCCTAGTGATCTGATAGATATTGCAACATATCAGAGTTTGAATCAAGACCGCGTCAAAGGTTATGGTCAGATAATTGTGGATGAATGCCACCATGCTGCTTCTTATAGTGTAGAAAACATCCTAAAGTTAACAGATGCAAAATTTGTACATGGATTGACTGCAACCCCCACTCGTAGTGACGGCCTGCAACCAATTATGAAGATGCAGTGCGGCCCCATACGCCATAAAGTAAAAAGCAAAAACCATCATATCGAACATATATTAATGCCGAAATACACGTCATTTAAGTCGACCAAACAGAATAAAAAGAGACCGCAGGACATGTATGACGAAATATCAAATGATGATCACAGGAACAATATCATACTGAATGATGTAATAAAAGCGTTGGATCGTGGGCGTTCACCATTGATATTAACGGAAAGACGGGAACATATGGCGAATTTAGAAGACAAATTTAATAAAGTGACCAAAAATACGATTGTTTTGATGGGTGGTTTAAAAACAACAGAGGAACAGGAGCGTTTAAAACAGCTCCAGGAATTACCGACAAATGAAGAAAGACTGATTATCGCAACCGGCAAGTACATTGGTGAAGGCTTTGATGATGAGCGTTTGGATACACTTTTTTTAACGATGCCAATTTCTTGGAAAGGGACGTTGCAGCAATATATAGGACGATTGCAACGCAAATCTATTATCAAGGATTCAATAGAAGTATACGATTACGTTGATCATCACGAATCCCTCTTACAAAATATGTTTGAAAAACGGAGCAAAGAGTACAAAGCGCTCGGATTTAAGATAGAGGACGAAAGAAATAAAGACGGGAAGCAAACCAATTTGTTTAATTTCCAAAAAGCGAGACCTACATCATATGATTAG
- a CDS encoding NAD(P)/FAD-dependent oxidoreductase encodes MRTADAVVIGGGVIGTSIAYRLAESKRKVILIEKDEIGSKTSGSCDKAIFLQSKKPGFPSELAKESRAVYENLENELGFSFEFKRGGGMIAVQSEKYLPFMKDFVEKQKEAGIDIQLLDQKEARARQPCLSKDIIGSTYSNEDAEVNPMLLSQAFAGAAKRKEVDIRTHTEVVDIVIENGKVAGVQTSEEYIATEMVVNAAGPFAPQIGNMAGINIPIQPRRGVILISEKIDPIINGNILCSQYIAAKHMNQAEDAPAFGVGLSLGQTDAGNLLIGASREFKGFNKSIESEVLPAIAKHASSIVPSLANTRVIRSMVGFRPYTGDGLPIIDEARDAEGFIIAAGHEGDGIALSPITGLLVRDLIDKKGDYPSFLEKLKLDRFK; translated from the coding sequence GTGCGAACAGCAGATGCCGTTGTGATCGGCGGAGGGGTGATAGGAACGTCCATTGCCTATCGTTTAGCCGAGTCGAAACGTAAAGTCATTTTAATCGAAAAGGACGAAATAGGCTCAAAAACATCAGGATCTTGTGATAAGGCTATCTTTCTCCAATCCAAAAAACCGGGATTTCCGAGTGAATTGGCAAAAGAAAGCAGAGCTGTTTATGAAAATCTTGAAAATGAGCTAGGTTTCTCTTTTGAATTCAAACGAGGGGGCGGGATGATTGCCGTTCAATCCGAAAAATACCTGCCCTTCATGAAGGATTTTGTAGAAAAGCAAAAAGAAGCCGGCATCGATATTCAACTTTTAGATCAAAAAGAAGCAAGAGCCCGACAACCCTGCCTATCGAAAGATATTATCGGATCCACGTATAGCAATGAAGATGCGGAAGTGAACCCGATGTTATTAAGTCAGGCCTTTGCCGGTGCTGCAAAGCGAAAAGAGGTGGATATTCGCACACATACGGAAGTGGTTGATATCGTAATTGAAAATGGGAAAGTGGCCGGTGTACAGACATCCGAAGAATATATTGCTACTGAAATGGTTGTTAATGCTGCCGGGCCCTTCGCTCCTCAGATTGGAAACATGGCCGGCATCAATATCCCAATTCAACCCCGTCGCGGGGTCATTCTTATTTCCGAAAAAATAGATCCAATCATCAACGGGAACATTTTATGCTCCCAATATATTGCGGCAAAACACATGAATCAAGCAGAAGATGCCCCCGCTTTTGGAGTCGGACTCTCTTTAGGGCAAACAGATGCCGGGAACTTACTCATCGGGGCAAGCCGTGAGTTTAAAGGATTTAATAAATCCATAGAATCGGAAGTGCTCCCGGCGATTGCCAAACATGCCTCGAGCATCGTCCCAAGTCTGGCAAATACCCGCGTTATTCGCTCCATGGTAGGTTTTCGTCCGTACACGGGGGATGGGTTGCCGATTATTGACGAAGCACGGGATGCTGAAGGCTTTATCATAGCAGCGGGACATGAGGGAGACGGGATTGCTCTATCTCCAATCACCGGACTGCTCGTCCGTGATTTGATAGATAAAAAAGGGGACTATCCCTCTTTTTTGGAGAAACTGAAACTTGATCGCTTCAAGTAG
- a CDS encoding TRAP transporter large permease subunit: MLEIIIPLLILFSVVLIPQIPKIGGEVRLALIFAALSAAILGGLTPVEIGAAFIDGVDQLAWVIMLSIVGSIYAETQVRLGAMQTTMLSLRSIFGKSSLGLVAAVLIALTFAGSLLGDAIAASAVIGFLVIRSLADLNIKPEQIGMIILVGAGLGSLMPPISQGVILSSSLIDIDPAPVIIISVFTVAGGVLFAILDAGRFVRGKRLPDHLLPNQSFFTIIKERWKTLIPLIVLAVIVVLDTGFDVNIFTVWEPMGQLVAYFESLPILNGIVFPIVLAIMMGAIVSFFYASVRKETGAVFKQGLKNISKTVQIQLAAGFMIGIFTATGVIDRASELMEGLQATALKLGGTVSMLFVGMLTGSQTTAQTITVPFLAPALESLDVDPVNIALGAAHISAGGQNLPPIGLTAFVVAGLIGGVLSKKVDPVKVMILAVPASLYLTLVGLIAWMI; this comes from the coding sequence GTGCTAGAGATTATCATTCCGCTGCTTATCTTGTTCTCGGTTGTATTGATCCCGCAAATTCCTAAAATAGGGGGAGAAGTGCGACTGGCATTAATCTTCGCTGCACTTTCCGCGGCTATATTAGGAGGGTTAACACCGGTTGAAATCGGGGCTGCCTTCATCGATGGGGTCGATCAGTTGGCTTGGGTGATCATGTTGTCGATTGTGGGAAGCATTTATGCCGAGACGCAAGTTAGATTAGGGGCGATGCAGACGACGATGCTTAGCTTGCGTTCAATTTTCGGCAAATCTTCGTTAGGTTTAGTTGCCGCTGTTTTGATCGCGTTAACGTTTGCCGGTTCACTTCTTGGGGATGCTATTGCTGCGTCTGCAGTGATAGGTTTTCTTGTTATTCGGTCGTTAGCGGATTTGAATATCAAACCGGAACAAATCGGTATGATTATATTGGTGGGCGCTGGATTAGGCTCGCTCATGCCTCCGATTTCGCAAGGGGTTATTTTGTCTTCCTCTCTGATTGACATTGACCCGGCGCCTGTCATCATCATTAGTGTTTTCACCGTTGCAGGGGGCGTTTTGTTCGCTATTTTAGATGCCGGCCGGTTTGTGCGTGGGAAGCGGTTGCCGGACCATCTCTTGCCCAATCAATCTTTTTTTACCATCATCAAAGAAAGATGGAAAACGTTAATTCCACTTATCGTGCTGGCAGTTATTGTCGTGCTTGATACAGGATTTGATGTTAACATATTCACTGTTTGGGAACCGATGGGACAATTGGTGGCCTATTTCGAATCGTTACCCATACTGAATGGCATTGTATTCCCAATTGTATTAGCGATTATGATGGGCGCAATTGTTAGTTTTTTCTATGCCAGTGTAAGAAAAGAAACCGGAGCAGTATTTAAACAAGGGTTGAAAAACATAAGCAAAACGGTACAAATTCAATTGGCTGCCGGTTTCATGATCGGAATTTTTACTGCGACTGGAGTGATCGATCGCGCTTCCGAGCTTATGGAAGGTTTACAGGCGACAGCTCTTAAGCTAGGTGGAACGGTGAGCATGTTATTCGTAGGGATGCTAACTGGTTCGCAAACGACCGCGCAGACGATAACAGTGCCTTTTCTTGCTCCTGCATTGGAGAGCCTTGATGTTGATCCGGTGAATATTGCTCTTGGGGCTGCGCACATCTCCGCAGGTGGACAGAATCTTCCTCCCATAGGATTGACCGCCTTCGTGGTGGCAGGGCTGATCGGAGGCGTTCTAAGCAAAAAAGTAGATCCGGTAAAAGTGATGATTCTGGCGGTGCCGGCATCGTTGTATTTAACGCTTGTGGGTTTGATTGCTTGGATGATCTGA